One Ananas comosus cultivar F153 linkage group 1, ASM154086v1, whole genome shotgun sequence DNA window includes the following coding sequences:
- the LOC109706188 gene encoding ERAD-associated E3 ubiquitin-protein ligase component HRD3-like gives MSRMRRRRALPLLPLLLICALLPLSSPVRPFVIVITGDDLKETPSSDSLPSSDPSSSSSEDHDDGDPDWDEFSSSSSSSSPASDDLRLDPGSWLSVLDPSFSNSHLNSSSSSPSDGSDPDPREALFVSGINAMLAAASAADPAAVDAAASQIEVAAAAGLPHAHSALAFLRGYGVLRPLSRPRAFLHHRFAAEGGNPQSKMALAYTYFRQAMYEKAVVLYAELAETAMMSFLISKEPPVIEPVRLHSGTEENKDALRKSRGEEDEDFQITEYQAQRGNSAAMFKIGLLYYYGLRGLRRNHTKALHWFSKAVEKGDTRSMEFLGEIYARGAGVERNYTKAFEWLSRAAKQQYYSAYNGLGYLYVKGYGVEKKNLTKAREYFEIAAEQKEPGGHYNLGVLYLKGLGVKRDVKAARNFFLAAANAGQPKALYQVAKLFQKGIGLKKNLYMATLLYKAVAERGPWSSLSRWALESYLKGDMGKALLLYSRMAELGYEVAQSNAAWILDRYGEQSICMGESGFCTDAERHLRAHSLWWQASEQGNEHAALLIGDAYYYGRGIERDYERAAEAYMHAQSQLNAQAMFNLGYMHEHGQGLPLDLHLAKRYYDQALEIDPAAKLPVTLALMSLWLRKNYAGGFVFVRRV, from the exons ATGTCCAGGATGCGTCGCCGGAGagctctccccctcctccctctcctccttaTCTGcgccctcctccccctctcctcccccgTGCGCCCCTTCGTCATCGTCATCACCGGCGACGACCTCAAGGAAACCCCCTCCTCCGACTCTCTCCCCTCCTCcgatccctcctcctcctcctccgaggACCACGACGATGGCGACCCCGATTGGGACgagttctcctcctcctcctcctcctcctcccccgcctCCGACGACCTCCGCCTCGACCCCGGCTCATGGCTCTCCGTCCTCGATCCCTCCTTCTCCAACTCCCACCtcaactcctcctcctcctccccctccgatGGCTCCGATCCCGACCCCCGCGAGGCCCTCTTCGTCTCCGGCATCAACGCCAtgctcgccgccgcctccgccgccgaccccgccgccgTGGACGCCGCCGCCTCCCAGATCgaggtcgccgccgccgccgggctCCCCCACGCCCACTCCGCCCTCGCCTTCCTCCGCGGCTACGGCGTCCTCCGCCCCCTCAGCCGCCCCAGGGCCTTCCTCCACCACCGCTTCGCCGCCGAGGGCGGCAACCCCCAGTCCAAGATGGCCCTAGCCTACACCTACTTCCGTCAGGCC ATGTACGAGAAGGCGGTTGTGCTCTATGCCGAGTTGGCGGAGACGGCAATGATGAGCTTCCTCATATCAAAGGAGCCGCCGGTGATCGAGCCCGTGCGGCTCCACAGCGGCACTGAGGAGAACAAGGATGCTCTGAGGAAGTCGCGGGGCGAGGAAGACGAGGACTTCCAGATCACAGAGTACCAGGCACAGAGAGGAAATTCTGCGGCAATGTTTAAAATCGGGTTGTTATACTACTATGGGCTGAGGGGGTTGAGGCGCAACCACACTAAGGCGCTTCATTGGTTCTCGAAGGCTGTGGAGAAGGGGGATACGAGATCCATGGAATTTCTTGGGGAGATTTATGCGAGAGGTGCTGGAGTGGAAAGGAACTACACGAAGGCTTTCGAGTGGCTCTCTAGGGCGGCCAAGCAGCAGTATTATTCGGCTTACAATGGATTGGGATACCTTTATGTGAAAGGATATGGAGTGGAGAAAAAGAACTTGACAAAA GCAAGAGAATACTTTGAGATAGCAGCTGAGCAAAAGGAACCAGGAGGCCATTATAACTTAGGAGTGCTTTATCTCAAGGGTCTTGGTGTAAAAAGAGATGTGAAAGCGGCCCGCAACTTTTTTCTTGCTGCAGCTAATGCTGGTCAGCCAAAGGCCCTCTATCAAGTGGCGAAGTTGTTCCAAAAAGGCATTGGGCTTAAGAAGAATCTCTATATG GCTACTCTTCTTTACAAAGCTGTAGCTGAGAGGGGACCTTGGAGCTCCCTATCAAGATGGGCTCTGGAGTCCTACTTGAAGGGTGATATGGGAAAAGCACTGCTCTTATATTCTAGAATGGCTGAGCTTGGATATGAGGTGGCACAAAGCAATGCTGCGTGGATCCTCGACAGATATGGGGAACAGAGCATTTGCATGGGAGAATCTGGCTTTTGCACGGATGCTGAAAGACATCTCCGTGCACATTCTTTATGGTGGCAAGCATCTGAGCAGGGTAATGAACATGCCGCTTTGTTGATAGGAGATGCCTACTATTATGGCCGG GGCATTGAGAGAGACTACGAGCGAGCCGCAGAGGCATACATGCATGCCCAATCGCAGTTGAATGCTCAAGCCATGTTTAACCTTGGGTACATGCATGAGCACGGCCAAGGACTTCCGCTTGATCTTCatttggcaaaacggtattatGATCAAGCCCTTGAGATTGATCCTGCTGCAAAGCTACCTGTTACACTTGCCCTCATGAGCTTGTGGCTAAGAAAGAACTACGCTGGTGGCTTTGTG TTTGTCCGGAGGGTTTAA